The Spinacia oleracea cultivar Varoflay chromosome 2, BTI_SOV_V1, whole genome shotgun sequence DNA segment AAAAACCAGTCTCAAGGCACAAGATCAATCAGGTTCTTCATATGTAGACATCTGGTAGCAACAACAAGTTGCATACTCTTAATAATCTCTGTAGGATTGCGAGCTGCATGATTAAAAATCCTACAGTTGCGCTCCAACCATAAGAAATAGACAGACACCGAAAGTGCCATCCTATAAAGCTGATGAAAACCAGAATTCCCATTATAATCTTTCACCAATTTTTCTATCTCATAACTCAGATTTCCTGCAGGTTTGCGGCATCCAATCCAGTTTAGAATGGAGTTGGACTAAAATTGGTCTGGGATGGAGTTGGAGTAAAATTGTGGACGTTCATAACCTACAAGAAGTCATTGAAATATGAAGCATTATTCCCAAAATATAAATTGTTGCAGCTATGGTATGTGTTTACCTGATATGGAAATGAGGTCCCTGCCCACAAATCACAATAAGGTTGAGCTTGGCTCCCATAAGCACCCTAGGTTACAAAACGCAAAGCCACTATAGGACGTTAACAAAAAAACATTATTGAAGTTGAGATGGAAGTTCTAATATATGAATTAGTTTACAAATAATTACCAAGAGTTGTGTATAACTACTGCAAGGTACTTCAAAATTTGGATAGTTGTTCCCAAATGACATAAATTGTTGTGGTAAAACCACCTGATTTTCTCCTTCCTAATTTATTGATTccaaatgaaaaaaattgttagcagttaataaacaattaagaatTAATTACAGCTTTTATTCATACATACTTGTGGCGGTATATTTTCTTTGTTTGGGTCACTTGACACCTTCTTCTTGCTATTTCTTCTCTGATCTGATTGAGATTCTTGGGTATTGACATCATGAAACTTTTCAGTCCAACTTTTCCTCCGTTTACCCCATTTTTTCCCTTCTTTCGGCTTCAAAGTAATCTTATCAGGAACGAAGGCTTGTGTTTCACCTTGTTGTTCACCTGCATTATTCTTAGGAAATAAAGCAGCTCCACTCTTTTCTATTTTAAGGTTCGAGAGTAATTTCTCAACCTCGACAATCAAATTATTCAACCCACTCTCTACCAATGATGATGATTCTACAAAGTTAAATGCTCTTGAAGCCATTTTTACAAACTTTTGACATAAAGCTTTATATCTACGAGTAGCATCTAATTGAGGGTCTTCAAGAATAGTCCTCCCAGAAATATCATGCACAGTTTTAGCCCTTGCTTCTCTAGTCCAACGCTTCAAAATATATTTCTCAGGAACCAACTTAATATTCATAGCATCAAGGACTTTCAATGCATGAGCACATAATATACCCAATCTTTCAAACATTTTGCAACTACGTGAAATTGTTTAAGTCAAAGGATCACTCAACACTTGGTATTCTTTATCAATAGGGTCATCATTTTCGAGGTCTGAAATTGCAACTCTATATTCATTGCTTAGTTGACCTTCAACAGGCTCCTTAATATAAGCTGCCATTGACCAATCATACTCATCTTGAAAAGCTTCGAATATATTAGGAGTATAAATTTGGCCAACTTGCCTATGTAAAGGTGATCTCCGCATCTTAATTCTTGGCAGTTTTTCCCTCGAATCAAACTCATTGTTTGTCTCATTTTGCCGCTTTAGCCCAACAACCCTctcaaattttttgaaaaaacgcaTTATATCCAAAGTGCATTTTAGACAACCTTTTAAGTCCCTGTTGAAGCTTTCACTTAATTGAGTGCTACGCATCCCCAACGAAAATACATTTGTCATGTAACATTCTGCCCACTTTTCTTTTACGGCATAAATACTATCTAACCAGCTTTGTTTTATGACTTTCCCACGCAATACTTCAAATTTCTTTTCAAACTCCACCTCTTCTTTGATCTCATACATACAAGCTTTAAACTCTTGAAGAACAACTGATCCATAACGTAGCAAGTGCTTGGTTGCATTTTCTGTGATGTGCCAAGTACACAATCCATGCCACACCTTTGGCATCACCTCTGCAATAGCCTTTCCCATAACGATATCTTGGTCAGTGAAGATTGTCTTTGGATGCTTATTGCCATGTGTTGCTAGAAATGTTTCAAACAACCACTTAAAAAATTCAGCTGTTTCATCATACAAAAGAGCTGCACCAAAAACCGTCGTCTCCCTGAAATGGTTAAAACCAACAAATACACCAAGTGGTCGATGCTCTTTATTTGTACCAAATGTAGTGTCAAAGGCAACTACGTCTCCGAATGCAGCATAATCAATAAGCATCTTTGCATCAGCCCAAAAAATGTTTGTTATTTGTTCTTCACAATCTAATTGAATTGAATATTGGAATGAAGGATTCTCGATTGTTTGCAAGTGAAAATATTTTAACAAACTTCCGGCTTCCCCATACATATAATCTCTTTGGCGCTTAGTACGTAGATAATTTTTATGGTCTCTATGGGTGTAACCAAGATTGTGTGATCCACCAACATGTGCACCAATAAACTCATGAGCTTCTCTAGGCCTAATTCCAGAATCATCAGCAAGTTCAATTTCAACAGCTTGTGCTTCCGTTATCTTCCTTTGTGATGACAACAAGTAACTAGTTCTTGGACAGTGAAGTACATGATTATGTTCAGATACAAATTCATGAACACGATATTTTCCtgtaggcttaattaaaataattccaatACGAACCATACAACCAGTTCTTGTTTCAGCTCGAGGATTAGTCGTCATATGATCTCGTTTGTCAGATAGGCGAAAAACCTCTTTCGAACAAAGAAATCTTCGAGAAGTAACTTGTCCGTCCTTATTATTGTTCTCATAATGTTTGCGAACATTAAAACCCATCTTACCTCCATATTCTAACCAAAAATTCCAAGCATGATCCACCGAGTCGAATTCCATACCAACACGAGGAATCCAACTGTCTGATATCACTGCATTATCACTTGACTCATTTTCTAACGAAGTACTATCCATCAttctatgaaaaaaaaaattaaacattggtattaatataaataactaaACACATAAATTAGCTTTCTTGATTGATTGACTAAGAAACAAATTGATAAATGTAAACCATGTAAATAACAGCTATAAACAATTTAATCGTGTATGGCAAAGTGAAAAATTATTCTCATACATAAGGATAATGAAACTGCAACAAGTTTCATCAAACAAAGACTGCGACCACATACGTAAACAGATACTCCATATACATAaacaaatactccgtatatcaGTTTCATCATATATACGATTATTAAAATGTAAACATGGTAAATTTTAAAAGTTTTTTAATATACCTTCGATATTTTGTATCTGAACACAATATACTTTGATCTTTTAGTATCCAAtaccttgaattgtttattttgaCAATGATGAAATTTGATAGTACacagaagaaaataaaaatatgcaATGTATTACGATCAAAGGGGCAAACGTCGACATCTAGGGTTGAAGATTTTGGTGGGAATTAAGATGCTTAATTTAGCGGGAAATTTGTTATTAATCGACAGTAATTGTCTAGGATTTTGGTGGgagacttttttatttttattttttattttaattattgaaGTGGGTTATCTGGCCGTTAATGTTTTCCAAGGGTCCAGATTTCCtcaactctacaaggtagattTTCCAAGAAAATCTAGAGGATCTGGACGCGTTTGCGATTGATGCTTGATATATTTACGCGAGAATTGCAATGTTGCTAGCCATTTTCGGTTTGTTACTAACGATCATCGCATAAATGTTACGgatttttcaccaaatgcccctgagctttgctttaatgcaccaaatacccctaaactttccagaatacACCAAATACCCATGACGTTTAAAACAATATCATGAAATACCCTTATTGACCATTTTCCGTCTATTCCGTTAACATTTCTTTTCCTCATTTTCCTTTATTCTTTCCCCTTCCAGTAGAAATCTTTATCCTCTTCCTCAACTTGAATCCAAATCGTCAATTatccaccattttcttcaaatgtcGCAGCCATCCACTACTATTATTTGTTGCTAGCCAGAAATCTCCACCCACTATCCTCTTTCTTCCGATCTGCATTTTCGGTCTCCTCTCTTCTTTTCTCTTCCACCCATCCCTGTAGTGAAGCCCAAACCCAGAATTAATGGTCGGGATTTTTTGAGCAAATCCAAAGCAatttcacacaaaaaaaaactgAATTGTATAtcgaattatatactaaatgaGCTTTAATTTCATCTGGGTATCTCGAGTTTTCTCTTGAAATTTCAAAAATGGTGATGCAGATTTCTGGgtttcaaaaggaaagaaaccagATTAAAAATTGTGATATGATGCAAGTTGTGGTGCTTGGAAAACCCAACGTAGCAACTGTGAGCACCCAAATAAATCACCCAAAATTGTAGCTTAAACCTAGAAAAAAATCAATTtgattcaattgggattttcGTCAATTTCACTTTTTTTGTTGATGTGAAAAATTGATAAATTTTGACTTGGATATGAGAAAActaggtacgattgaagtaatGGTTGGTGGTTGAGGGATGGTGTTCAAATGGAGGAAGCGGCGGAGCCGTGGTGGTTGGGTTTGGTGGTTTGGGGAAATTGGTTTCAACTAATAGAAATTAGCATTGGTCTAAGGGATGCAGTTGGCCGACGTATGTAGCAAGAAAAAAGGGGGCGGGGTTGGTCTGGATGTGGCGGTTCGAGTTTTGACAATGGTGGAAAAgaagaggatgatgatgatggcgttTAGCAGAAGATCGACAAAAGTGAATAGGAAGCCCAACTTAAGTTTTgggttattgtttttttttttttgaagataatagttaattaattattttaggggtttaattcatttaattaaGGGTTAATGTTAGGATTAATAGAGAAATGGGTTGAGTAAGGGCAAAAAAGTAAACACAtgctaacggagacttaacgtcTGTCAGCCTCAAGGGTATTTGATCATATTGTTTTAAacgtcaggggtatttggtgcattaaagcaaacctcaagggcatttggtgaaaaatccgtaaatGTTATTTTAAACATCCCTAATTCTTATCTGATTAGTTTAACGCGTGCTCCAACTTGTTCATCTAAACGTTACTAATTTTTTTGGAGTGcagtccaacaactagtattcAAAATGCGTCCATGGCAATTAACTATGTAAATGTAGTCTTGGAAAAACCATTACACGACCTTGACTTTACTCCTTTTACATAGGATCTTTTACCAAACTGGCTActtatataattttatttactaaaatagctacttctgcattctatttcccaaactagctactatttatttatcaaaatgactaTATTATCTTAATTTGAGGCAAAAAAAAACCATTAAACTGGttagatttttaaaaaaaaaatatatatataatttctttttagtaaaaaccccccaaaatataaaatcttgttttgggggttttatatttttgtattttttactAAAAAGAAATTAAGAAACCTTAAAACCTTTAAACATAAAGTTAAGACCTCCATAACTAACCAATGCCCCTAATATTTGTCCAACACAACCTGTAATCCCATTAGAACTCGATACTCAAGAAAAAATGAATGACATAAATAGGATAATGAACCATAGAAAGGTAGAAAATGAGATACTCGTGCACATTCAAATAATAGGGAAGTATACAATTCTCAAATATGCGTagacaatttaattaatttgcaaGAACCGGAACTTTTATCATACTAGCAATAAGAATGCAAGTGAATCAATTTCCAGAATTTAAATCACTCCAACTAGCAGGGAACCCTCAGTGAAGAAGTTTTAGGAAATCTATACCGACACCAACCACGATTTTCAAATGCTATTAGAAATAGTTTCAATTTCTTATTAGAATCGAAACCAAAATTCTGAACATTGAAATACTCCAAATcagtttaataattttttttttttttaaaaaaaactcaaacaaaaCCGGTTCACTATTAAAAAAAGAAACTCCAACAAAACCGGTTcactatttaaaaataaatcaaaccggttcactattaaaaaaaagCTCAAACCGATTCACTATTATAAAAAAAGCTCAAATCGGTTCACTATagctataaaaataaaaataaaaactcaaaCTCGTTTATTggtttttactttaaaataaaaaaaatatagctaGGTTgggaaataaaattaaaagatagtcattttagtaaataaaattgtaaaagtagCCACTTTGATAAAAGATCCTAATTTAAATTAAAGATCGaaaaagataaaaggaaatggaAGGAGAGAATAAAAGATCAGACACTACAACTGTGTAGATTTTTTAGGATGGTTATTGATTAGTAAGAAGATATGAAAGCATATCTGAGTTTGAATCTTGACAGATGATAAAAATCTTGAACTAGTAATCATGATTGATTTCTTCATCTTTCCACACTGGATCATCTGGCACACTTACATATAATTACTCTATCTCCaacttaaattaaattaaacaacttgtttaaaaagtatttaacaaattaaaaagatagaaatgaaattaattagtttaattaattagagctCCCATGCAGCATGTTAGATGTAAATTAAAATTATGCATGTTGACTAAAAAAGTTTTCTACCACTTTTGAAGAACATGCACGAGGATCTGTGTCTTAGTACGTAGTTCTCTTCCTCGAAGCTTCTGCTATACTTTTTGAATGCAAGAAGACTTCGGATCATGAAGCTAGCCAAATCAAACATCACTAGCTCATCCTTTATAATAATATTCTAGTCTGGAATTTCATCTCCCAACATGACAGTTAATTGAACTGTTTGATATTTACTTAACTGTCACTCTATATTTATTTGTATACAGtgtaatttgacaattagcAAACTATTAACGTGCCAAACTTACAAAGCATTATATATAATTAGTCCTATATCTATGTATTGCACAGAATtccctccgtttcataatgtgTCTCATTTTTCCATTATGCGCGGCCTTCATTACActactttgaccattaatagtttaatttccTCACgagttaaaattataaaaatttgatatttgcaAATTTACATTGAAATGAATCTAATAACATACAAAAacttaatattttaaattttgaccaTATAAATAGTAAATATAAAAAACATTATAGAACGGAGGAATTACAAGGTATTAGTCATGACTCATGAGTCATGCTTTTCTATATCAAACTTTAACCGCAAAACatattttaaaacttataaaTCACGCATGGCTTTCGGATGAAAACACGCTCGTAGCATTATGTTTGTTTCTTATCATTTTCGTGTATATGATGATATATATTGAGCATGTCGTTTTGAGATTGAGTTGGTTTTAACTATGTTAAAGTTGAAGTTCGACTAACAATATTAGTTGCTTTAGCGGTAATTCATGACTTAGTGGTCCAtcaaatgaatgttaaaacagCCTTTTTTAATTGAAATTCGACCAGCAATATCTTAAAGCCTTAAGTATATATAGCATGATGAATGGTAGGGAAATATTATTACTTTTTCTTAATCCTTATACTACGTACTATGTATGTATTAAGAAAAAAGAAGGCTTTTATGAATGAAAGGGAATAACATTGCATTGTTTAAAGATAATTAATTCTCTTGAGCGAATAAAAAGTACTACCTCCTCAAATGTTCTTTTGGCTTATTATTTATACGGTAATTAAGAAAATTTAATGAGTATATGATGGTGGGGTATAACAATTGAGAAAATAATTGGTTATAAATTGTATAACAATACAAGTAGATGAAAATTAATCTCAATTCTATAAGGGAACCCATGAAGTCATTATAGAATATACCcttaattaattcaaaatttaattaattaatgcccCTGCTAATTACAAAatttaaattactaaaaatttattataaaatgCAATATAAAAGGCAAAAGGGAGTATTTAAGTTGAAAATCACTCTCTTATAATTACGTTAAATTATTACAAAAATGGTGTGAATATTAGTTAATTAAAAGTAATGTTAACATTATTATACGTTATACACAAATCTCTATTTTAT contains these protein-coding regions:
- the LOC130467520 gene encoding protein FAR1-RELATED SEQUENCE 5-like — its product is MDSTSLENESSDNAVISDSWIPRVGMEFDSVDHAWNFWLEYGGKMGFNVRKHYENNNKDGQVTSRRFLCSKEVFRLSDKRDHMTTNPRAETRTGCMVRIGIILIKPTGKYRVHEFVSEHNHVLHCPRTSYLLSSQRKITEAQAVEIELADDSGIRPREAHEFIGAHVGGSHNLGYTHRDHKNYLRTKRQRDYMYGEAGSLLKYFHLQTIENPSFQYSIQLDCEEQITNIFWADAKMLIDYAAFGDVVAFDTTFGTNKEHRPLGVFVGFNHFRETTVFGAALLYDETAEFFKWLFETFLATHGNKHPKTIFTDQDIVMGKAIAEVMPKVWHGLCTWHITENATKHLLRYGSVVLQEFKACMYEIKEEVEFEKKFEVLRGKVIKQSWLDSIYAVKEKWAECYMTNVFSLGMRSTQLSESFNRDLKGCLKCTLDIMRFFKKFERVVGLKRQNETNNEFDSREKLPRIKMRRSPLHRQVGQIYTPNIFEAFQDEYDWSMAAYIKEPVEGQLSNEYRVAISDLENDDPIDKEYQVLSDPLT